One Rhodanobacteraceae bacterium DNA segment encodes these proteins:
- a CDS encoding sulfate ABC transporter substrate-binding protein → MRRWITLALALGLSGPLAAATLLNASFDSTREFYRDLNAAFLSAWQAQGHPPAQIQMSHGGSGKQARAVIAGLDADVVSLALPGDIDQLARRGLLAADWSQRLPHASAPYTSTIVMLVRAGNPKAIHDWSDLARPGVGVISASPKSSGGARWVYLAIWGALTQEGASNAEILGLMRRIVHNVPVWDSSARAATTTFVQRGIGDVLLTWESEALLSLDRLGKGEYELIRPRWSILATPSIALVDSVADAHGSRDLAQAYLQFHYSSEGQSLAARHHFRPRDTAALGAEPTLPAMQLFTVQQVFGSWTEAEASHFADGASFDQAQAEH, encoded by the coding sequence ATGCGACGATGGATCACCCTGGCGCTGGCACTCGGCCTGAGCGGGCCGCTGGCAGCAGCCACCCTGCTGAACGCCTCTTTCGACAGCACCCGCGAGTTCTATCGCGACCTCAACGCCGCCTTTCTCAGCGCCTGGCAGGCGCAGGGTCACCCGCCAGCGCAGATCCAGATGTCCCACGGCGGCTCGGGCAAGCAGGCGCGCGCGGTCATTGCCGGGCTGGACGCCGATGTGGTCAGTCTGGCCTTGCCCGGCGACATCGACCAGCTCGCCAGACGCGGCCTGCTGGCCGCCGACTGGTCACAACGCCTGCCCCATGCGAGCGCACCCTACACATCAACCATCGTCATGCTGGTGCGCGCCGGCAATCCCAAGGCCATCCACGACTGGTCCGATCTGGCGCGCCCGGGCGTCGGCGTCATCAGCGCCAGCCCCAAGAGCTCCGGCGGCGCGCGCTGGGTCTATCTGGCGATCTGGGGTGCGCTGACGCAGGAGGGTGCCAGCAATGCCGAGATCCTCGGGCTGATGCGCCGGATCGTGCACAACGTGCCGGTCTGGGACAGCAGCGCCCGGGCCGCCACCACCACCTTCGTTCAGCGTGGCATCGGCGATGTGCTCTTGACCTGGGAGAGCGAAGCCTTGCTCAGTCTGGATCGATTGGGGAAGGGTGAGTACGAACTGATCCGTCCACGCTGGTCGATACTGGCTACACCCAGCATTGCGCTGGTCGACAGCGTGGCCGATGCCCATGGCAGCCGCGATCTGGCGCAAGCCTATCTGCAGTTCCATTATTCGAGTGAGGGCCAGTCACTGGCAGCGCGCCATCACTTCCGGCCGCGTGACACCGCAGCCCTTGGGGCGGAGCCGACCCTGCCCGCCATGCAGCTGTTCACCGTGCAACAGGTCTTCGGCAGCTGGACCGAGGCAGAGGCCAGTCACTTCGCCGACGGC